The uncultured Desulfuromonas sp. genome has a segment encoding these proteins:
- a CDS encoding HD-GYP domain-containing protein, with product MTHQFHNCFKIDLKDQKIHYVFDGFLDILLSLLAHRDYYTYLHSLRVAELSRRIGIQLHLRMDEVLALEHGGLIHDIGKLSIPDDVLLKPGRFSIHDRHIMNSHALIGADLFKDKGIDTRLIDMVLQHHERLDGSGYPQGREADSISFYARIIAVADVYEALIARRPYKRNRSHEDALEILLLDVQNRKLDKNVVEALTAVTERWNPLTIEGNSYPESLAQLEDFRHSCYFREPLSQFYSYRYLFSFENDYQSPLNATPYALFALCFRNLKTLNRQKGYLETDNVLCTIGEQLQDRISEIVQANMPPENPVLLFLKKGADYIIYNQFDPQRCQRLEKIIRESISEARSIWGVECECRQRRFGAGEPFKAALDVLFT from the coding sequence GTGACCCATCAATTTCATAATTGCTTCAAAATCGACCTCAAAGACCAGAAAATCCACTATGTTTTTGATGGTTTCCTCGATATTCTTCTCAGTCTGCTTGCCCATCGGGATTATTATACCTACCTGCACTCTTTACGCGTCGCGGAGCTGTCACGGCGGATCGGCATCCAGCTCCATCTCAGAATGGATGAGGTACTGGCCCTGGAGCATGGCGGCCTGATTCATGACATCGGCAAACTCTCCATTCCTGATGACGTGCTGCTCAAACCGGGCCGTTTTTCGATTCACGATCGTCATATCATGAACAGCCATGCCCTTATCGGCGCGGATCTGTTTAAAGATAAAGGCATCGATACTCGGTTGATCGACATGGTGCTGCAGCATCATGAACGGCTGGACGGCAGCGGTTATCCGCAGGGACGCGAAGCCGATTCTATCTCCTTTTACGCCCGGATCATTGCCGTTGCAGATGTCTATGAAGCTTTGATTGCACGACGCCCTTATAAAAGGAACCGCAGCCATGAGGATGCGCTGGAAATTCTTCTGTTGGATGTTCAAAACCGCAAATTGGATAAAAACGTCGTCGAAGCCCTGACGGCCGTGACCGAACGATGGAACCCATTGACCATAGAGGGGAACAGCTATCCGGAATCATTGGCTCAACTTGAAGATTTTCGCCACTCCTGTTATTTCCGTGAGCCGCTGAGCCAATTTTACAGTTACCGTTATCTGTTCTCATTTGAAAATGACTACCAATCCCCCCTCAACGCCACCCCCTATGCGTTGTTCGCTCTGTGCTTCCGTAACCTGAAAACGCTTAACCGCCAAAAAGGCTATCTGGAGACCGACAATGTTCTTTGCACCATCGGCGAACAACTGCAAGATCGTATCAGTGAAATCGTCCAGGCAAACATGCCACCGGAGAATCCAGTCCTGCTGTTTTTAAAAAAGGGCGCGGATTACATCATTTACAATCAGTTTGATCCTCAACGTTGCCAACGCCTCGAGAAAATCATCCGCGAGAGCATCTCAGAGGCCCGCAGTATCTGGGGTGTTGAATGTGAATGTCGACAGCGTCGATTCGGCGCGGGTGAGCCTTTTAAGGCGGCACTTGATGTGCTTTTTACCTGA
- a CDS encoding DUF4198 domain-containing protein → MRKAFLLSAAAMLLAGTPALAHFQMLYTPHSALDSGTTIELREVFTHPFADEHTMDMGLQDDGQKKPVEAFYVINKGKKKDLLDTLKAITWQGHHNSGAAYQSQYKAQRMGDHVFVLQPAPYYEGGEGIYIQQITKMMVNVAGAPTDWDAELGLKAEIVPLTKPYSIWTGSTFSGIVKSNGQPVPFAEIEVEYLNHDVDLEKNAMGKAYVEAPHDSFVTMGIKADAHGKFTFGLPKAGWWGFCALGAGSDKEYQGKELSQDAVIWVQVTDMK, encoded by the coding sequence ATGAGAAAAGCATTTCTGCTCAGCGCAGCGGCCATGCTGTTAGCCGGCACCCCGGCTCTGGCCCATTTCCAAATGCTGTACACACCGCACTCCGCTCTGGATAGCGGAACAACCATTGAATTACGCGAAGTGTTCACTCATCCGTTTGCTGATGAGCACACCATGGACATGGGGCTGCAAGACGATGGTCAAAAAAAACCTGTTGAGGCCTTTTACGTGATCAATAAAGGCAAGAAAAAAGACCTGCTCGACACCCTGAAGGCGATCACTTGGCAGGGCCATCACAACAGTGGAGCCGCCTATCAGTCACAGTACAAAGCCCAGCGCATGGGTGATCACGTGTTTGTCCTGCAACCAGCTCCATACTATGAAGGCGGTGAAGGGATTTACATTCAGCAGATCACCAAAATGATGGTCAACGTGGCCGGTGCGCCCACGGACTGGGATGCCGAGCTGGGTCTTAAAGCGGAGATCGTTCCGCTGACCAAACCGTACTCCATCTGGACCGGCTCCACCTTCAGCGGTATCGTTAAAAGCAACGGTCAGCCCGTACCGTTTGCTGAGATCGAAGTGGAATATCTCAACCACGACGTCGATCTGGAGAAAAACGCCATGGGCAAGGCGTATGTTGAAGCACCCCATGACAGTTTTGTCACCATGGGGATCAAGGCCGATGCCCACGGCAAGTTTACCTTCGGTTTGCCAAAGGCCGGCTGGTGGGGATTCTGCGCCCTCGGAGCCGGCAGCGACAAAGAATACCAAGGAAAAGAGCTCAGCCAGGATGCCGTCATCTGGGTACAGGTGACGGATATGAAATAA
- the extKL gene encoding multiheme c-type cytochrome ExtKL, translating into MIQFKNISLSLLIVLLSATCALAIGAGVGRDGTIAATKGKAKTLAELIEMYDSTGCIDCHEEIHDDWAASPHARPMYGTGRTAATMITAMKNGFMSWAYSGVNGPEDVKVEHLMGCAKCHLPQLADAEDSVAVELVHTLYDWYDAAKAGKKEEQAKYEETLLALNINCLICHNRMAITHKWTDGYPQHDTVYGFNEGEHEDEHFTKMKVSPIMDESILCGQCHGLGPNLELENPTQCATLYGSYLWSYTAEGGHERCQECHMEKSGLGHKILSYSDPKMQEMALDFDVEAYGVRWRDGSKMTPKAIVKVKMTNRSGHAIPDGUPTPNRLVLSVRAETEEEGDIFDEEIIYMPTPQQFARSDVMGRGPYEKSGIIEDTCLPPGKEVEERFEIYYPTDDVKNAKGKVVRETLEREMDVVVELWYLPFGTKRTSPQLWREWTKTIKIKSDGL; encoded by the coding sequence ATGATTCAATTTAAAAACATCAGCCTTTCTCTGCTGATTGTGCTGCTCAGCGCCACCTGCGCCCTGGCTATCGGTGCCGGTGTGGGCCGTGACGGCACCATCGCAGCGACCAAAGGCAAGGCCAAGACCCTGGCAGAGCTGATCGAGATGTATGACTCAACAGGGTGTATCGACTGCCACGAAGAGATTCACGACGACTGGGCGGCATCCCCCCATGCCCGTCCCATGTACGGTACCGGTCGTACCGCCGCCACCATGATTACCGCCATGAAAAACGGTTTCATGTCCTGGGCGTACTCCGGGGTCAACGGTCCGGAAGACGTTAAGGTGGAGCACCTGATGGGCTGCGCCAAATGTCACCTGCCGCAACTGGCTGATGCCGAAGACAGCGTTGCCGTGGAACTGGTCCACACCCTGTACGATTGGTACGATGCGGCCAAGGCCGGCAAAAAGGAAGAGCAGGCCAAGTATGAGGAAACCCTGCTGGCCCTCAACATCAACTGCCTGATCTGTCACAACCGCATGGCCATCACCCACAAGTGGACCGACGGCTATCCGCAGCATGACACCGTGTACGGCTTCAACGAAGGTGAGCACGAAGACGAGCACTTCACCAAAATGAAGGTCAGCCCGATCATGGACGAGTCGATCCTGTGTGGTCAGTGCCACGGTCTCGGTCCCAACCTTGAGCTGGAAAACCCCACTCAGTGCGCCACCTTGTACGGCAGCTACCTGTGGTCCTACACCGCTGAGGGCGGCCACGAGCGTTGCCAGGAATGTCACATGGAGAAATCCGGCCTCGGTCACAAGATCCTGAGCTACAGTGATCCGAAAATGCAAGAGATGGCCCTCGACTTTGACGTCGAAGCCTATGGCGTGCGCTGGCGTGACGGCAGCAAAATGACTCCCAAAGCCATCGTCAAGGTCAAGATGACCAACCGCTCCGGCCATGCCATCCCTGATGGCTGACCGACCCCTAACCGACTGGTTCTGTCGGTACGTGCTGAAACGGAAGAAGAAGGGGATATTTTTGACGAAGAGATTATTTACATGCCGACGCCGCAGCAGTTTGCCCGCAGCGACGTGATGGGCCGTGGTCCTTATGAAAAGAGCGGCATCATCGAAGACACCTGTCTGCCTCCCGGCAAAGAAGTTGAGGAGCGCTTCGAGATCTACTATCCCACCGATGATGTGAAGAACGCGAAAGGCAAAGTCGTTCGCGAGACCCTCGAGCGTGAGATGGATGTCGTCGTTGAGCTGTGGTACCTGCCTTTCGGCACCAAGCGCACGTCGCCGCAACTGTGGCGTGAATGGACCAAGACCATCAAGATCAAGTCTGACGGTCTGTAG
- a CDS encoding FeoA family protein, producing MSHIATPTHMIPLSQLAEQQKARVRACSARGALKQKLLNMGFIPGAEILMIRNAPLRDPIEIGIQNYFLSLRRSEAQMIQVEQL from the coding sequence ATGAGCCACATCGCCACCCCAACACACATGATCCCCTTATCGCAACTTGCGGAGCAGCAGAAAGCGCGGGTTCGCGCCTGCTCGGCACGCGGTGCGCTGAAACAGAAACTGCTCAATATGGGCTTTATTCCCGGTGCTGAAATCCTGATGATTCGCAACGCTCCTTTACGCGACCCTATTGAAATTGGAATTCAAAACTATTTTCTTTCGCTGCGCCGGAGTGAGGCACAAATGATTCAGGTGGAACAATTATGA
- a CDS encoding flavodoxin family protein, which produces MKILVVYSSKTGNTRKIARSIADALPAADLAAVEETPDASAYDIVFMGFWVDKGTADNAAQTYMATIGAQHVALFATLGAYPDSQHAVDSLDNAAKLLPDAVLIDRFICQGAIDPKLIDWMKQLPPEHPHAPDEARVQRWQDAAGHPDASDCRAAADWAADLIAHGCPHR; this is translated from the coding sequence ATGAAAATTCTTGTTGTCTATTCCAGCAAAACCGGGAACACCCGCAAAATCGCCCGGTCCATTGCCGATGCCCTGCCCGCCGCCGATCTCGCTGCCGTCGAGGAGACGCCGGACGCCTCGGCCTACGACATCGTCTTCATGGGCTTCTGGGTGGACAAAGGCACGGCCGACAACGCCGCGCAAACCTACATGGCAACCATCGGCGCGCAACATGTCGCCCTGTTCGCCACCTTGGGAGCGTATCCCGACTCCCAGCACGCCGTGGACAGCCTTGACAATGCCGCCAAGCTACTGCCCGATGCCGTCCTGATCGACCGCTTTATCTGTCAGGGCGCCATTGACCCGAAACTGATCGACTGGATGAAGCAGTTGCCTCCAGAGCATCCGCACGCGCCGGATGAGGCGCGCGTTCAGCGTTGGCAAGACGCCGCCGGGCATCCCGATGCAAGCGACTGCCGAGCGGCGGCCGACTGGGCGGCCGACCTGATTGCCCACGGCTGCCCCCATCGCTAA
- a CDS encoding GGDEF domain-containing protein: MTLERFQQPAKDKRCFHTWPLGITGRVAIFIVMFVLLPMLLTSWLIETGGLVPGNNIYFAIPLAVVFLLIPLARWVAYFLINRDLEEVNRFCKEMKKGNYQIYFDLGNEKEDEDEFLVLLRNLTWMSQGLARQKRESLRRYNSVQQQYRAMEEQAFTDALTGVYNRHFLDQLYSRCGSELCIKGTEISAIYIDCDRFKQVNDSLGHHVGDQLLQDLARCIIRAIRQDPDVPLRLGGDEFAVVLPNTTIDQAEKIAWRIRHLYNKVKVASTSLSIGIASTQCRPEACHDMLQTLLRKADEQAYLIKKGGGDGVSRIGH; the protein is encoded by the coding sequence GTGACTTTAGAACGTTTTCAACAACCGGCCAAAGACAAGCGCTGCTTCCACACCTGGCCGCTGGGGATCACCGGTCGTGTGGCCATTTTTATTGTCATGTTTGTCTTGCTGCCCATGCTGCTGACCTCCTGGTTGATTGAAACCGGCGGTCTGGTCCCCGGCAATAACATCTACTTTGCCATCCCTTTGGCCGTTGTTTTCCTGCTGATTCCGCTGGCGCGCTGGGTCGCTTATTTTCTGATCAATCGTGATCTGGAAGAGGTCAACCGGTTTTGCAAAGAGATGAAAAAAGGCAACTATCAGATCTATTTCGACTTGGGCAATGAAAAGGAGGATGAAGACGAATTTCTTGTCCTGTTGCGCAACCTGACCTGGATGAGTCAGGGCCTGGCCCGGCAAAAACGGGAGTCTTTGCGCCGCTACAACAGCGTCCAACAACAGTACCGTGCCATGGAGGAACAAGCCTTCACCGATGCACTGACCGGGGTCTATAATCGCCATTTCCTGGATCAGCTTTATAGTCGATGCGGCTCAGAGCTGTGCATAAAGGGAACAGAGATCAGCGCAATCTATATCGATTGTGATCGATTTAAACAGGTCAATGACAGCCTCGGCCATCATGTGGGCGATCAGCTGTTGCAAGATCTGGCACGCTGCATCATCCGCGCAATCCGTCAGGACCCGGATGTGCCGTTACGCCTCGGTGGCGACGAATTTGCCGTAGTACTGCCCAATACCACCATTGATCAGGCCGAGAAAATCGCTTGGCGCATCCGGCATCTGTATAACAAAGTCAAAGTGGCGTCAACGTCGCTGTCCATCGGCATCGCCTCCACCCAGTGTCGACCGGAAGCCTGCCATGACATGTTGCAGACACTGCTGCGCAAAGCGGATGAGCAAGCGTACCTGATCAAAAAAGGTGGTGGTGACGGGGTGTCACGGATCGGACATTAG
- the feoB gene encoding ferrous iron transport protein B, whose product MINVALAGQPNCGKSTIFNMLSGVNQHVANYPGVTVDKKSATVKFDGHSYQIVDLPGTYSFSMFSLEERVAKSFLLNEETDVIVNVVDAANLRRNLYLTFQLLELGKPVVMVLNMMDVAERRHIAINIDLLSQLLNIQVVEAVGTRQKGKNDILNAIERASQQTVTRPFRIDYDRFEPYIAQLEEKITVESTIARRWLAIKALEGDDVVLDKVGLTTENVQSLADEIHERCDLDVDQTFAAMRYQNADIVYHRCVHETPDIKRNLTDKLDRIILNKWLAFPILGLIIYLIYQLSIVAGYQLTNYTWPLLASIKNFIVGFLPPPAMVDVPLFTDLSVWMINSTIALLNYLPIFFILFALIAILEDVGYMPRMAFILDRVFKRYGLHGQSTLPLVLGGAFVGGCAVPGVMATKGIADERARLATILTVPYMNCLAKVPFYTLLLGAFFADNMTRMMFYISTVTLFIALIVARLLTATVLSNRETAPFIMELPPYHLPTIKGVLLRACQRVWLYIKKVVTIVLAVAVVLFALLQYPGVPDATMTKLRAEADQALKVFDGTAKKTGLYALVDERAEVITLINLYNGYKAKRMLTSSKEAVEALDAEFLAANPQLFPIVRGTGKDEKTINRGVRKLSKVAQKLQMEIKNEKITHSFLGMFGRALEPVSQFCGFDWRVNVAFLSSFAARESAVATLGSIYEKGKQERAEDSIATDGAYTPIHAVAMLIFMILTPPCIATMVVVKLQSNSYRWMLFAIFFPITLGLLLSGSFFTLAQTFGWSGLDMMHYFYLSVVTVAVLLAFIRSKQPAWEVGD is encoded by the coding sequence ATGATCAATGTTGCCCTGGCCGGGCAGCCCAATTGCGGCAAGTCGACCATTTTCAACATGCTCAGCGGCGTCAACCAGCATGTCGCCAATTACCCCGGCGTGACGGTTGACAAAAAATCAGCCACCGTCAAATTTGACGGTCACAGCTATCAGATTGTCGATCTGCCCGGCACCTACTCGTTCAGCATGTTTTCGCTGGAGGAACGGGTCGCCAAATCGTTTCTGCTCAATGAGGAAACCGACGTCATTGTCAATGTGGTGGATGCGGCGAATCTGCGCCGCAATCTCTATCTGACGTTTCAGCTTCTTGAACTGGGCAAACCGGTGGTGATGGTGCTGAATATGATGGATGTTGCCGAGCGGCGCCATATCGCGATCAACATCGACCTGCTGTCCCAACTACTCAATATTCAGGTGGTTGAAGCGGTTGGCACCCGGCAAAAAGGTAAAAATGACATCCTCAATGCCATTGAACGGGCCAGTCAGCAGACGGTCACGCGTCCGTTTCGCATTGACTATGACCGCTTCGAGCCCTACATCGCCCAATTGGAAGAGAAGATTACCGTCGAGTCGACCATTGCCCGTCGCTGGCTGGCCATCAAAGCGCTGGAAGGTGACGATGTGGTGCTCGACAAAGTTGGCCTGACCACGGAAAACGTCCAATCTCTGGCCGATGAAATCCATGAACGCTGTGACCTGGATGTGGACCAGACCTTTGCCGCCATGCGTTATCAGAATGCCGACATTGTCTACCACCGTTGCGTGCACGAAACGCCTGACATCAAACGGAATCTCACCGATAAACTCGACCGGATCATCCTCAATAAATGGCTGGCCTTTCCCATCCTCGGTCTGATCATTTATCTGATTTATCAGCTATCCATCGTCGCCGGCTATCAACTGACCAATTACACCTGGCCTCTGTTGGCCTCGATTAAGAATTTTATTGTTGGCTTTTTACCCCCGCCGGCTATGGTTGACGTGCCGTTATTCACCGACCTGAGCGTGTGGATGATCAACAGCACCATTGCCCTGCTCAACTACCTGCCGATTTTCTTCATCCTGTTCGCCCTGATCGCCATTCTAGAAGATGTCGGCTACATGCCGCGCATGGCGTTTATTCTCGACCGGGTGTTCAAACGTTACGGTCTGCATGGCCAATCCACCCTGCCCCTGGTGCTTGGCGGCGCCTTTGTCGGCGGCTGTGCGGTTCCCGGTGTCATGGCCACCAAGGGCATTGCCGATGAACGCGCGCGGTTGGCGACCATTCTCACCGTGCCGTACATGAACTGCCTGGCCAAGGTGCCGTTTTACACGCTGCTGCTGGGTGCTTTTTTTGCCGACAACATGACGCGGATGATGTTTTACATCTCCACCGTTACCCTGTTCATCGCTCTGATTGTCGCCCGCCTGCTGACGGCAACGGTGTTGTCCAACCGTGAAACCGCACCGTTCATCATGGAACTGCCGCCCTACCATCTGCCGACCATCAAAGGCGTGCTGTTGCGCGCCTGTCAGCGGGTGTGGCTGTACATCAAAAAAGTGGTGACCATTGTTCTGGCCGTGGCCGTGGTGTTGTTTGCCCTGTTGCAATATCCGGGCGTGCCGGACGCCACCATGACCAAGCTGCGTGCTGAAGCGGATCAGGCTCTGAAGGTATTTGACGGCACAGCGAAAAAAACCGGCCTTTACGCGCTGGTCGATGAGCGGGCCGAGGTCATTACCCTGATCAACCTGTACAACGGCTATAAGGCGAAACGGATGCTGACCAGCAGTAAAGAAGCCGTTGAAGCTCTGGATGCGGAGTTCCTTGCCGCCAACCCGCAGTTATTCCCCATCGTTCGCGGCACAGGCAAAGATGAAAAAACCATCAACCGCGGCGTGCGCAAACTGTCAAAAGTTGCCCAAAAGCTGCAGATGGAAATCAAAAACGAGAAAATCACCCATTCGTTTCTCGGCATGTTTGGTCGCGCGTTGGAACCGGTGAGTCAATTCTGCGGTTTTGACTGGCGGGTCAATGTCGCCTTCCTCAGTTCGTTTGCCGCCCGCGAAAGTGCCGTGGCCACGCTGGGTTCTATCTACGAAAAAGGCAAACAGGAACGCGCCGAAGACTCGATTGCCACAGATGGTGCGTATACGCCGATTCATGCCGTAGCCATGTTGATCTTTATGATCCTGACGCCACCGTGCATTGCCACCATGGTGGTGGTGAAACTGCAATCCAACTCGTACCGCTGGATGCTCTTTGCCATCTTCTTTCCCATCACCCTCGGCCTGCTGTTGTCCGGAAGCTTCTTTACCCTGGCCCAAACCTTCGGCTGGAGTGGTCTTGACATGATGCACTACTTCTATCTCAGCGTGGTGACCGTCGCCGTGCTGCTGGCATTTATTCGTTCAAAACAACCGGCCTGGGAGGTCGGCGACTAA
- a CDS encoding ATP-binding cassette domain-containing protein: protein MIHFEDVHYHYPHQAHPALQGINLHIRPGRAVLITGGSGCGKSTLGRLINGLIPSYFGGTLSGRCQIDQKACCQHSFQDRTRLVGSLFQDPEQQFLSTRVDDEVRTALEWRGDSADDIERKLVPVMARLGIENKSHSSLFTLSEGEKQKVALASILTLAPKILMLDEPTANLDPQATRDLLHILQELKRDGMTLVIFDHRLYWLRDLVDQVYLMDDGHISAPLSFAELEAHRDRYGLRALDDPDTSPPDLLIQSQMERHGLFFSRISFGYDRQPPLFTEFSAGLARGRVVALCGPNGRGKTTLARLAMGLEKPQSGDILLAGQPATAKQRLRHSSLVLQNTELQLYMRSVHEELTGGQPSSTVPVEKILAQFHLHGLEQRHPQSLSGGQRQRLVIACALQKKPDILILDEPTSGLDGRNMRRLGQRIREEAERGCAVMLITHDMELVNNCCDAVWRL, encoded by the coding sequence ATGATTCATTTTGAAGATGTTCATTATCATTATCCGCACCAGGCGCACCCGGCTCTGCAGGGAATCAACCTGCATATCCGGCCGGGCCGGGCCGTACTCATCACCGGCGGCAGCGGTTGCGGCAAATCCACTCTGGGCCGACTGATCAACGGTTTGATTCCATCCTATTTCGGCGGCACGTTGAGCGGTCGCTGTCAAATCGACCAAAAGGCGTGTTGTCAGCACAGTTTTCAGGATAGAACCCGGCTGGTGGGTTCCCTGTTTCAGGACCCGGAACAGCAGTTTCTTTCAACACGGGTCGATGACGAAGTGCGCACCGCTCTTGAATGGCGCGGCGACAGCGCCGATGACATCGAGCGTAAACTGGTGCCGGTCATGGCGCGACTGGGGATCGAAAACAAAAGTCACAGCAGCCTGTTCACCCTGTCGGAAGGGGAAAAGCAGAAGGTTGCCCTGGCCTCGATTCTGACGTTGGCACCGAAAATCCTCATGCTGGACGAGCCCACCGCCAACCTCGATCCGCAAGCAACCCGGGATCTGTTGCACATCCTTCAGGAGCTGAAAAGGGACGGCATGACCCTTGTCATTTTTGACCACCGGCTTTACTGGCTTCGCGACCTGGTGGACCAGGTTTACCTGATGGACGATGGTCACATCAGCGCGCCGCTGTCCTTTGCCGAACTCGAAGCACATCGCGACCGTTACGGCCTGCGCGCGCTCGACGATCCCGACACCTCGCCGCCGGATCTGCTTATTCAGTCACAAATGGAGCGCCACGGACTGTTTTTTTCCCGCATCAGCTTCGGCTATGATCGGCAGCCGCCGTTATTCACGGAGTTCAGCGCAGGGCTGGCGCGTGGCCGGGTCGTGGCCCTGTGCGGCCCCAACGGTCGCGGCAAAACAACTCTGGCACGACTGGCCATGGGTCTGGAAAAACCCCAATCAGGAGACATTCTGCTGGCGGGCCAACCCGCCACGGCCAAACAACGGCTGCGCCACAGCAGCCTGGTGCTGCAGAATACCGAACTGCAACTGTACATGCGCAGCGTGCATGAGGAGCTCACCGGCGGGCAGCCCTCATCCACCGTCCCGGTCGAGAAGATCCTCGCTCAATTTCACCTTCACGGCCTTGAACAGCGCCACCCCCAGTCTCTGTCCGGCGGCCAGCGCCAACGCCTGGTGATCGCCTGCGCCCTGCAAAAAAAGCCGGACATCCTCATCCTCGACGAACCGACCAGCGGACTGGACGGGCGCAACATGCGGCGGCTTGGGCAGCGGATACGTGAGGAAGCCGAGCGCGGCTGCGCCGTCATGCTCATCACCCACGACATGGAGCTGGTCAACAACTGCTGCGACGCCGTGTGGCGGTTGTAA
- the atpD gene encoding F0F1 ATP synthase subunit beta, protein MSEVIFQGQVVAIRGSVVDVYFSDHLPEIHTLLHCPDLKNIVLEVASQLDTCHVRAMALTPTQGLARQMVVTHNGTPLQAPVGHATLSRMFDVFGNPIDHKPSPDNLQWRSVHQPSPPLSQRSTEPEVFETGIKVIDVLMPLERGGKTGLFGGAGVGKTVLLTEMIHNMVHQHEGVSLFCGIGERCREGEELYRDMEQAGVLDNMAMIFGQMNEPPGSRFRVGHVALTMAEYFRDDEHRDVLLLIDNIFRFIQAGSEISGLMGQMPSRLGYQPTLSTELSQLQERIANTETGAITSIQAVYVPADDFTDPAAVHTFSHLSASVVLSRKRASEGLYPAIDPLQSNSKMANPAIVGSRHDTIARQVRQTLAQYEEMKDIIAMLGLEQLSQKDRAIVSKARRLERFLTQPFFTTEQFSGMPGRLVSRDEALDGCRRILDGVFDECPEQALYMVGTIEEAHEKWQALKGEQQGDDDET, encoded by the coding sequence ATGTCTGAAGTCATTTTTCAAGGTCAGGTCGTTGCGATTCGCGGCAGCGTTGTCGATGTGTATTTTTCCGATCACCTTCCGGAGATCCATACCCTGTTGCACTGCCCGGATCTGAAAAATATCGTTCTCGAAGTTGCGTCTCAACTCGACACCTGCCATGTCCGCGCCATGGCGCTGACGCCGACCCAAGGGCTGGCGCGTCAGATGGTCGTCACCCACAACGGCACCCCGCTGCAGGCTCCTGTGGGGCACGCCACGCTGTCACGCATGTTCGATGTGTTCGGCAACCCGATTGACCACAAACCATCCCCGGACAATCTGCAATGGCGCTCCGTTCACCAGCCGTCACCGCCCTTGAGTCAACGCTCCACCGAGCCGGAGGTGTTCGAAACCGGCATTAAAGTGATCGATGTGCTGATGCCTTTGGAGCGCGGCGGTAAAACCGGTTTATTCGGTGGCGCCGGGGTCGGCAAAACCGTACTGCTGACGGAAATGATTCACAATATGGTCCACCAGCACGAAGGCGTCAGTCTGTTCTGCGGCATCGGCGAACGCTGCCGTGAAGGGGAAGAGTTGTATCGTGACATGGAGCAGGCCGGGGTGTTGGACAATATGGCGATGATTTTCGGCCAGATGAATGAGCCGCCGGGCAGCCGTTTTCGCGTCGGCCATGTGGCTTTGACCATGGCCGAATATTTCCGCGATGACGAGCATCGTGACGTATTGCTGCTCATCGACAATATCTTCCGTTTTATCCAAGCCGGTTCGGAGATCTCCGGACTGATGGGCCAGATGCCGTCACGCCTCGGCTATCAGCCGACCCTGAGTACTGAATTGTCGCAGCTGCAGGAGCGCATTGCCAACACGGAAACCGGGGCCATCACCTCGATTCAGGCGGTATATGTACCGGCCGACGATTTTACCGACCCGGCGGCGGTGCATACCTTTTCCCACCTGTCGGCATCGGTGGTGCTGTCGCGTAAGCGGGCCAGCGAAGGTCTCTACCCGGCCATCGACCCGCTGCAATCCAATTCAAAGATGGCCAATCCGGCCATTGTCGGCAGCCGGCATGACACCATCGCCCGCCAAGTACGCCAGACGCTGGCGCAGTATGAAGAAATGAAGGATATCATTGCCATGCTCGGGCTGGAGCAGCTGTCGCAGAAAGACCGCGCCATCGTCTCCAAAGCGCGACGGCTGGAGCGTTTCCTCACCCAGCCGTTTTTCACCACCGAGCAGTTCAGCGGCATGCCCGGCCGTCTGGTGAGTCGTGACGAAGCGTTGGATGGCTGCCGCCGGATACTTGACGGCGTTTTTGATGAGTGTCCGGAGCAGGCGTTGTACATGGTCGGCACCATTGAGGAAGCCCATGAGAAATGGCAGGCTCTTAAAGGTGAGCAACAGGGGGACGATGATGAAACTTAA